The following proteins are encoded in a genomic region of Dyadobacter sp. UC 10:
- a CDS encoding SusD/RagB family nutrient-binding outer membrane lipoprotein — MKLKIFILLTACMFVLPGCDNFDTLNSDPARSGETQPEFLLANAQKRASDLLYDTYFNGRIGMQLSQYWTGTDKTGESRFLFTNDGLWNGMYAGPLMDLQEIGNYYKRHPQETSEHMLAVTEIMKAWLFHILTDVYIDIPYSQALQGDETVQPVYDKGKDVYTALLASLKTQVDILAGPTAGAIRGDVIAGGSAAQWIRIGNALRMRIAMRMADAMPAEAKIVIEDAVKNTFTATAQDAFFPYNTAAATNRFPYNDVDRPLVEFAVTSTVIDYLKEVKDPRLTVYARPDETNGQYVGKPYGTEANTPTMIGLSKPGVLAFSGSARGNMITYAEVAFIKAEAAARGMNVGTVSAEQLYNEAVTAAMTQWGITDAKVVSTYLAGVPYKAGNWKNVIGTQKWLALYMQGIQGWMERLRLDIKKPNGDTLFIAPASGSLDQEVKDGIVKRLKYPSASRASNTVNSENAAKSIGGDSQATKNWWDIY; from the coding sequence ATGAAATTGAAAATCTTTATCCTGCTGACGGCGTGCATGTTCGTCCTCCCGGGATGCGATAATTTTGATACGTTAAACAGTGACCCGGCTCGTTCCGGCGAAACCCAGCCCGAATTTTTGTTGGCCAATGCGCAAAAACGTGCTTCCGACCTGCTCTACGATACTTATTTTAACGGGCGGATCGGAATGCAGCTGTCGCAATACTGGACCGGAACCGACAAAACCGGCGAGAGCAGGTTTTTATTCACCAACGATGGCCTCTGGAACGGCATGTACGCGGGCCCGCTCATGGACTTGCAGGAAATCGGAAATTATTACAAAAGACATCCGCAGGAAACCAGTGAGCATATGCTGGCAGTGACTGAGATCATGAAAGCCTGGCTATTCCACATTCTGACAGATGTTTATATCGACATTCCATACTCCCAGGCGCTGCAGGGCGATGAGACGGTGCAGCCGGTTTATGACAAAGGAAAAGATGTATATACCGCATTACTGGCTTCGCTGAAAACGCAGGTTGACATTTTGGCTGGCCCCACTGCCGGCGCAATCCGCGGTGATGTGATCGCTGGTGGAAGTGCGGCGCAATGGATCAGGATCGGCAATGCGCTGCGGATGCGGATCGCGATGAGAATGGCCGATGCGATGCCTGCGGAAGCCAAAATTGTGATTGAAGATGCTGTCAAAAATACTTTTACTGCCACAGCCCAGGACGCTTTTTTCCCCTATAACACGGCAGCCGCAACAAACCGGTTTCCTTACAACGATGTGGACCGCCCGCTTGTCGAATTCGCCGTTACTTCCACAGTTATAGACTATCTGAAAGAAGTAAAGGATCCCAGACTGACGGTATATGCGCGTCCCGACGAAACCAACGGGCAATATGTGGGCAAACCTTATGGCACGGAAGCCAATACACCTACCATGATCGGCTTATCGAAGCCGGGCGTGCTGGCTTTCAGCGGGTCAGCGAGGGGTAATATGATCACTTATGCGGAGGTTGCGTTTATTAAAGCGGAAGCAGCTGCGCGCGGGATGAATGTGGGCACCGTATCTGCGGAGCAGTTGTATAACGAAGCGGTAACCGCTGCCATGACGCAGTGGGGAATCACGGATGCGAAAGTGGTTTCCACTTATCTGGCGGGTGTACCTTACAAGGCCGGCAACTGGAAAAATGTCATTGGAACGCAAAAATGGCTGGCGTTATATATGCAGGGAATACAGGGCTGGATGGAAAGGCTCCGGCTGGATATCAAAAAACCAAACGGGGACACCTTATTTATCGCCCCTGCCTCGGGCAGTCTTGACCAGGAAGTGAAGGACGGTATTGTGAAGCGCCTGAAATATCCGAGCGCCAGCCGGGCTTCGAATACGGTCAACAGTGAAAATGCCGCCAAAAGTATCGGGGGCGATTCGCAGGCCACGAAAAACTGGTGGGACATTTACTAG
- a CDS encoding SusC/RagA family TonB-linked outer membrane protein produces MRMIRSCLPALAGLMFLAVSALAQSRQVSGKVVDEANAAVPGASVLIKGTTSGTNTDADGKFTISLPEGNQKLTISSIGFQTIDADVPRSMSEITVRLPADVKSLGEVVVTALGVQQNTRNVGYAVQQIGGGSIQEAREVNYINALQGKLAGVQIGGNSGSMGGSSRVTIRGLKSISGNNNALFIVDGVPMANMNMNSVGVTGGQGTGGGGFDYGNPAQLINPNDVENISVLKGAAATALYGSRGQNGVIYITTKTGKGSGNLSLNYDFNIQMDQVSYLPKFQNSYGGGGSSNFTKLYIKDNPGGFLPGGGTYDDNDGKGKYDLIPDYGTDESWGPKMDGTLVRHYWSWDQDRSNPNFGKTAPWSAHPDNAKDFFKTGITFSNNLSVASSSDKGSIRFSVGQTKQNFIYPGSELKRFFISLNTTYKFTDKFTFSGGINYVNDHSKGRPGTGFMGNNPMLFYVMYGQRQIDDAYLKNYKYADGTEQSWNRTAWNIQKPAFSQNPYWNQYENYNTDGNNRYFGNAGLTYKFTDWLSADVRVFSDFFDHMDEVRGAKGFFVGSYAKRALRNNENNYQATLNVNKNLGDKFTLEAVAGGNILSIKSSIESGTTNGGLQTPLVYVLQNSVTPATVSTTFGNKQINSLFGSVTLGYNKYLYLTATGRNDWASTLKQTGNFSYFYPSIAGSFIFSDVIQKTSWLTLGKARLSYARVGNDADPYSVSRYYDIVTQFGTFPLQSTPDRLHNSRLKPELSAEVEGGVDFKFFNEILGLNFTYYDRRTENQIWNVQIPAESGFSTKIVNGGTVQNKGIELSVNLMPVMTKNFSWRASLNFSKNKNKVLDLNSPDESIQGIERFVIGTERRTGRVSMVAQKGMSLGTMLGTDYVYDGKGNKVVGANGTYSVTPTPVIIGDANPDFIGGLNNTFSFKSLYLSALVDFQKGGDFFSYTNLYGNKSGMFEETALPGIRENGLVNPGVKEDGSPNDIVVAARTHFNSDGGNRISKANLYDGSFIYLREVRLGWQLPDALAKKIKMQAMRFTLTGRNLWLIKSNAPNVDPANITNSIGNQIGFEGGALPPVRSYGANLNFTF; encoded by the coding sequence ATGCGCATGATACGTAGTTGTTTACCAGCCCTGGCCGGGCTGATGTTCCTTGCGGTTTCGGCCCTGGCACAGTCCCGGCAGGTTAGCGGCAAAGTCGTCGACGAAGCCAATGCGGCAGTCCCGGGTGCCAGCGTGCTGATCAAAGGCACGACTTCGGGAACCAATACCGATGCCGACGGAAAATTCACGATCAGCCTGCCCGAAGGGAATCAAAAGCTCACGATTTCTTCCATTGGTTTTCAAACTATCGATGCCGATGTTCCGCGTTCGATGTCTGAAATTACGGTGCGGCTGCCGGCCGATGTAAAAAGTCTGGGCGAAGTGGTCGTGACCGCGCTTGGTGTGCAGCAGAACACCCGGAACGTGGGTTATGCGGTCCAGCAGATCGGCGGGGGCAGCATTCAGGAGGCGCGGGAAGTGAACTATATCAATGCATTGCAGGGTAAACTGGCGGGTGTGCAAATCGGCGGCAACAGCGGCTCGATGGGCGGATCTTCCAGGGTGACGATCCGCGGGTTGAAATCCATTTCGGGCAATAATAATGCATTGTTCATTGTGGACGGGGTTCCGATGGCCAATATGAACATGAACTCCGTGGGCGTGACGGGCGGCCAGGGAACAGGCGGCGGCGGTTTCGACTATGGAAACCCGGCCCAGCTCATCAATCCCAATGATGTTGAAAATATCTCCGTGCTCAAAGGAGCGGCAGCCACCGCACTTTATGGAAGCCGCGGTCAAAACGGGGTAATTTATATTACTACCAAAACTGGCAAGGGCTCGGGTAACCTGTCATTGAACTATGATTTCAACATTCAGATGGACCAGGTTTCCTATCTTCCCAAATTCCAGAATTCGTACGGCGGCGGAGGAAGTTCAAATTTTACCAAACTTTACATCAAAGATAACCCGGGCGGCTTTTTACCGGGAGGTGGCACTTACGACGATAATGATGGAAAAGGCAAGTACGACCTCATTCCGGACTACGGTACTGACGAATCGTGGGGACCTAAGATGGACGGAACGCTGGTGCGGCATTACTGGTCATGGGACCAGGACCGCAGTAATCCAAATTTCGGAAAAACGGCCCCTTGGAGCGCGCATCCTGATAATGCAAAGGATTTTTTCAAAACCGGCATTACATTTTCCAATAACCTTTCCGTTGCCAGCAGCAGCGATAAAGGATCGATACGCTTCTCGGTCGGGCAGACAAAGCAGAATTTTATTTATCCAGGCAGCGAGCTGAAACGCTTTTTTATCAGCCTGAACACCACCTACAAGTTTACGGACAAATTTACTTTCAGCGGCGGGATCAATTATGTCAACGATCACTCGAAAGGAAGACCGGGAACAGGGTTTATGGGAAACAATCCGATGCTGTTTTACGTCATGTACGGGCAGCGCCAGATCGACGATGCGTATCTTAAAAATTATAAGTATGCCGACGGTACGGAGCAATCGTGGAACCGGACTGCATGGAATATCCAAAAGCCAGCATTCAGCCAGAACCCATATTGGAACCAGTACGAAAACTATAATACCGACGGGAACAACCGCTATTTCGGCAATGCCGGACTTACTTACAAGTTCACAGACTGGCTCTCCGCCGACGTGCGCGTGTTTTCCGACTTCTTCGACCACATGGACGAGGTACGCGGAGCGAAAGGTTTTTTTGTGGGCAGCTATGCAAAAAGGGCGCTTCGGAACAACGAAAACAACTACCAGGCTACGCTTAATGTGAATAAGAATCTGGGCGATAAGTTTACCCTGGAAGCTGTGGCCGGGGGCAATATCCTGAGCATTAAGTCTAGCATTGAGTCAGGTACAACGAATGGCGGCTTGCAGACACCACTGGTATATGTACTGCAAAACTCTGTCACGCCTGCAACCGTTTCGACGACTTTTGGCAACAAACAGATCAATTCACTTTTCGGGTCGGTTACATTGGGATACAATAAATACCTGTACCTGACTGCGACAGGTCGCAATGACTGGGCGTCGACCTTGAAACAGACGGGCAACTTTTCCTACTTCTACCCATCGATCGCTGGATCTTTCATCTTCTCCGACGTGATCCAGAAAACCTCCTGGCTCACGTTGGGTAAAGCCCGCCTGTCTTACGCACGCGTCGGTAATGATGCAGACCCGTATTCAGTATCAAGGTATTATGACATAGTAACCCAGTTCGGCACATTTCCGCTGCAAAGCACGCCCGACAGGCTCCATAATAGCCGCCTGAAACCGGAGCTTTCCGCAGAGGTGGAGGGAGGAGTTGATTTCAAATTCTTCAATGAAATTCTGGGGCTGAACTTCACTTACTATGACCGGCGCACCGAAAACCAGATCTGGAACGTGCAAATTCCGGCGGAAAGCGGCTTTTCTACCAAAATCGTCAACGGCGGAACGGTACAAAACAAGGGTATCGAACTTTCCGTGAACCTGATGCCGGTGATGACCAAAAATTTCAGCTGGCGGGCATCCCTTAATTTCTCAAAAAACAAGAACAAAGTGCTCGACCTGAACAGTCCGGATGAAAGCATTCAGGGAATCGAGCGGTTCGTAATAGGCACGGAGCGCCGCACAGGTCGCGTTTCGATGGTGGCACAAAAAGGTATGTCACTGGGTACCATGCTCGGAACCGATTATGTATATGACGGAAAAGGAAATAAAGTTGTTGGCGCAAACGGCACATACAGCGTAACCCCTACTCCGGTAATCATCGGCGACGCCAACCCGGATTTCATCGGCGGATTGAATAATACATTCAGTTTCAAAAGTCTGTATCTGTCAGCACTCGTCGATTTTCAGAAAGGCGGCGATTTCTTCTCTTATACCAATCTGTACGGCAACAAATCGGGCATGTTTGAAGAAACTGCTTTGCCGGGTATCCGCGAAAACGGGCTGGTTAATCCGGGGGTAAAAGAAGACGGCAGCCCGAACGACATTGTAGTGGCAGCCCGTACGCACTTTAACTCTGACGGTGGAAACCGGATCAGCAAAGCCAACTTATACGACGGCAGCTTCATTTACCTGCGTGAGGTAAGACTCGGCTGGCAGCTTCCGGATGCGCTCGCTAAAAAAATAAAAATGCAGGCAATGCGCTTTACACTTACCGGCCGCAATCTCTGGCTGATCAAAAGCAATGCGCCCAATGTGGATCCTGCTAATATCACTAATTCGATCGGCAACCAGATTGGCTTTGAAGGCGGCGCATTACCGCCGGTCCGCAGCTATGGGGCCAACCTGAACTTCACATTCTGA
- a CDS encoding sulfite exporter TauE/SafE family protein: MFSKVIQLIPVSKWWYLLPVSLLIISAGFVFFSVDAVQVQSFLDSKFMQYFLVGLAAQLVDGALGMAYGVTSTSFLLSLGVTPAISSTSVHVAEMFTTGASAISHFRFKNINKKLFKSLLIPGVIGAVVGAYLLSDVIDGDVVKPYIAIYMLILGIIIIRKAVRKKLVKTKTKQIGVLAATGGFMDSVGGGGWGPIVTSTLLGQGRNARYTIGSVNAAEFVITFSSGITFLIFNGIDSWQVVLGLILGGVIAAPFGALLVGKINSRVLMIAVGILVIGLSLRTVLQGFGLI; this comes from the coding sequence ATGTTTTCGAAGGTTATCCAGTTAATACCTGTTTCAAAATGGTGGTACCTCTTGCCGGTAAGTTTGCTTATCATTTCGGCAGGTTTTGTGTTCTTCTCTGTTGATGCCGTCCAGGTGCAGTCATTTCTGGACAGTAAATTCATGCAGTATTTCCTGGTAGGACTGGCTGCCCAGCTCGTGGACGGTGCTTTGGGAATGGCTTACGGGGTAACTTCTACTTCGTTTCTGCTTAGTCTTGGCGTAACACCGGCGATTAGCAGTACCAGCGTCCATGTGGCGGAAATGTTCACTACCGGTGCTTCTGCAATATCCCACTTTAGATTTAAGAATATCAACAAAAAGCTCTTCAAGAGTCTGCTGATCCCGGGTGTGATCGGTGCAGTAGTTGGCGCATACCTGCTTTCTGACGTGATCGATGGCGATGTTGTCAAGCCTTACATTGCTATTTACATGCTTATCCTGGGTATCATCATCATTAGAAAGGCGGTCAGAAAGAAATTGGTCAAAACCAAGACAAAACAAATCGGTGTGCTGGCAGCGACGGGCGGTTTTATGGATTCTGTCGGCGGCGGAGGTTGGGGGCCGATCGTTACGTCAACACTTTTGGGGCAGGGAAGAAACGCCCGGTATACGATAGGTTCTGTGAATGCTGCCGAATTTGTAATCACGTTTTCAAGCGGAATTACGTTTCTGATCTTCAACGGGATCGATAGCTGGCAGGTAGTTTTAGGGTTGATATTGGGAGGCGTCATCGCTGCACCATTCGGTGCATTGCTGGTCGGAAAAATCAATAGCCGCGTGCTCATGATTGCAGTCGGTATACTGGTGATCGGCCTGAGTTTGCGTACTGTCCTGCAAGGTTTCGGGCTTATTTGA
- a CDS encoding AraC family transcriptional regulator, with amino-acid sequence MDYQTYQPDTGLAEFVSCYWTLQVPENADGQKQRVVPDGCVEMIFTLGDDIKRYIEDNTCIIQPRSMLLGQFTRPFFIEPMGVVDTFAVRFFPCGLIPFTALSIRELANRETELSVVLGPDVAAGLEYSITNAADTAERIRHIETFLSDRLKDFGNIDSILKSTVDLILYTKGRLHVAEMLKDNISKRRQLERRFSRLVGLSPKQLARIVRLQTALRMLLNNEGPSLTSLAMENQYYDQAHFIKDFRELTGTSPNKFLMDNELTLSTAFYQKD; translated from the coding sequence ATGGATTACCAAACCTACCAGCCTGACACCGGGTTAGCTGAGTTCGTAAGTTGTTACTGGACACTGCAGGTTCCGGAGAATGCGGACGGGCAAAAGCAGCGCGTTGTTCCCGACGGTTGCGTTGAGATGATTTTTACACTCGGGGACGATATAAAACGCTATATCGAAGATAATACCTGCATCATTCAGCCCCGCTCCATGCTATTAGGCCAGTTTACCAGGCCGTTCTTTATAGAGCCAATGGGTGTCGTGGATACGTTCGCCGTGCGTTTTTTTCCGTGCGGATTAATTCCTTTCACAGCTTTATCTATCAGGGAGTTGGCAAATAGGGAAACCGAATTGTCGGTTGTGCTCGGTCCGGATGTTGCGGCCGGCCTGGAATACAGCATCACAAATGCTGCCGATACAGCGGAGAGGATCAGGCATATCGAAACCTTTTTATCAGACCGGTTAAAGGACTTCGGCAATATCGACAGCATCCTGAAATCAACCGTTGACCTGATCCTTTACACAAAAGGAAGACTTCACGTCGCGGAGATGTTGAAGGATAATATCTCGAAAAGAAGGCAGCTCGAACGACGGTTTTCCAGACTGGTTGGCCTTAGTCCGAAACAGCTGGCCAGGATCGTCCGTTTACAAACAGCGCTCCGCATGCTGCTGAATAATGAAGGTCCTAGCCTGACAAGCCTTGCCATGGAAAACCAATACTATGACCAGGCCCATTTTATTAAAGATTTCAGGGAATTGACCGGCACCAGTCCGAACAAATTTCTAATGGACAATGAACTGACACTTTCCACCGCATTTTATCAAAAAGACTGA
- a CDS encoding VOC family protein: MESFISMFEIPASEFTRAVSFYKAVLNIDIEEVDMGGIRMGLFPNDGTNISVSVIAGEGYNPSPDGAVIYLNGGSDLQVILDRVAASSGTIIVPKTEISPEMGFYALFTDTEGNRLGVYSQS, from the coding sequence ATGGAAAGTTTTATTTCAATGTTTGAAATCCCTGCGTCCGAATTCACCAGGGCAGTTTCGTTTTACAAGGCGGTACTGAATATCGATATCGAGGAAGTGGATATGGGTGGCATACGAATGGGGCTTTTCCCCAATGACGGCACCAATATTTCAGTTTCTGTCATTGCCGGAGAAGGCTATAACCCGTCGCCGGACGGAGCGGTTATTTATCTGAATGGGGGCAGCGATTTGCAGGTGATACTCGACCGGGTCGCAGCCAGCAGCGGAACCATTATCGTGCCGAAGACGGAAATAAGCCCCGAAATGGGCTTTTATGCGCTGTTCACCGACACCGAGGGAAATAGGCTGGGCGTATATTCGCAAAGTTAA
- a CDS encoding serine hydrolase domain-containing protein yields the protein MKHLIMVMLAVVAISCDGQRNSPKPQELEQDPLNPIDTVCTACKDSTVSAKDADLRSIIFEKAGNIPLVTSIKNKITFHNFLRNNSANYANNVMVYIGRSDSTLFCYRQGEYNTDSRLPIMSASKPVTAAVIMTLVEAGKLGLDDKVSKYIPSFNNDKKEITLRQLLAHTSGLVYESRFDSRSDLTLQQNIDSIATRTKLQFAPGKGALYGSVSYGVASRIAEIVEKKPWAQIFQERVGSKCGMQDVVYSPDHPKNPATGYGIMCSMNEYLRFLTMIYNKGTYNGVRVLSSASVETMEADNSNNVDQTYGLGLWRYEIQHNVAKEVACLSARGVHAWINREKNYYGLLFTQAGFDTTIQPNLAFRKLVRQNL from the coding sequence ATGAAGCATCTGATTATGGTTATGCTGGCTGTTGTGGCCATTTCCTGCGATGGGCAACGAAACTCACCCAAACCGCAAGAGCTGGAACAAGATCCGTTAAACCCCATTGATACCGTTTGCACAGCTTGTAAAGACAGCACGGTTTCTGCCAAAGATGCGGATCTACGGAGTATCATTTTTGAAAAGGCCGGGAATATTCCGCTGGTTACCAGTATCAAGAACAAGATTACCTTTCACAATTTTCTCAGAAACAATTCGGCCAACTATGCCAATAATGTGATGGTGTACATTGGCAGGAGTGATTCAACGCTGTTTTGCTACCGGCAGGGAGAATATAATACCGACTCGCGACTGCCGATCATGTCAGCTTCCAAGCCAGTAACCGCAGCGGTGATCATGACCCTCGTGGAAGCCGGGAAGCTCGGGCTGGACGACAAAGTGAGCAAGTATATACCATCATTTAACAACGATAAAAAGGAGATTACACTCCGGCAGTTGCTGGCACATACTTCCGGCCTGGTTTATGAATCACGTTTCGACTCCCGGAGCGATCTGACGCTCCAGCAGAATATCGATAGTATAGCAACCCGGACCAAGCTGCAATTTGCACCCGGCAAAGGCGCATTATACGGAAGTGTATCTTACGGTGTTGCTTCCAGGATAGCAGAGATTGTTGAGAAGAAACCCTGGGCGCAGATCTTTCAGGAAAGGGTAGGATCAAAATGCGGCATGCAGGATGTGGTGTACAGTCCCGATCACCCCAAAAACCCGGCTACCGGATATGGGATTATGTGCTCGATGAACGAATACCTGCGATTTCTGACCATGATTTATAATAAAGGAACGTATAATGGGGTACGTGTGCTCAGTTCGGCGTCAGTGGAAACGATGGAGGCCGACAATTCAAACAATGTGGACCAGACATACGGATTAGGCCTGTGGAGGTATGAAATACAGCATAACGTCGCGAAAGAAGTGGCCTGCCTCAGTGCCCGCGGCGTGCACGCATGGATTAACCGCGAAAAAAACTATTACGGACTACTCTTCACACAAGCCGGCTTCGACACCACCATTCAACCGAATCTAGCTTTTCGCAAACTCGTGCGGCAGAATTTGTGA
- a CDS encoding acyltransferase family protein, which yields MIENIAEIQRPTFVKAERIFGLDLMRSCSIIMVFLAHSTTINPVDKQFPFGWLGVGVEAFFVLSGFLIGRIILRTVLTPGISWQSVRVFWVNRWLRTLPAYLLTFAIYYQFSGAMHNSIFYLFFGQNIITPMPGFFPHSWSLAVEEWFYLLFPLLLLAIAGLSGGGQNRHRIYLAGVVIFLLVGLATKVLYHWMYRQDLFTYLVAHKFLLPSWKIFTPPSGEWDSMRKMVIFRTDAIACGCLVAYLLEKFTISKATMRWLLTAGFGGVLIGFQIVNHTVAGGKANFFVDVLLLPLFCCAFALMLPYATFCRRPGELATKVITNISQTSYSFYLMHMLLIELAANWYNNAPSSGLTVPKWLLFIGTYLLIYLIAYLMYRLIELPFMNLRKRLFIPAANLK from the coding sequence ATGATTGAAAATATCGCCGAAATTCAAAGGCCAACCTTCGTCAAAGCAGAGCGGATTTTTGGCCTTGACCTTATGCGTAGCTGCTCTATTATCATGGTGTTCCTGGCCCATTCCACAACCATCAATCCGGTGGACAAGCAGTTTCCTTTCGGGTGGCTGGGTGTAGGGGTCGAAGCGTTTTTTGTACTCAGCGGTTTTCTGATCGGCCGGATCATATTGCGCACCGTACTCACGCCTGGCATCAGCTGGCAATCGGTGCGGGTATTTTGGGTAAATCGCTGGCTCCGAACACTTCCTGCTTATCTGCTTACTTTTGCGATCTATTATCAATTTTCAGGCGCGATGCACAACAGCATTTTTTACCTGTTTTTTGGGCAAAATATCATTACCCCCATGCCGGGTTTCTTTCCGCATTCATGGAGCCTGGCGGTCGAAGAATGGTTTTATCTTCTGTTTCCATTGTTACTGCTTGCCATTGCGGGCTTGTCGGGAGGTGGCCAAAACCGGCATCGTATATACCTCGCCGGTGTCGTCATTTTTCTGCTTGTCGGTCTTGCTACCAAAGTTTTGTACCACTGGATGTACCGGCAGGATTTGTTTACCTACCTCGTCGCCCACAAGTTCCTGCTACCCAGCTGGAAAATATTCACCCCTCCTTCCGGCGAATGGGACAGCATGCGGAAAATGGTCATTTTCCGGACCGATGCGATTGCCTGCGGCTGTCTGGTCGCCTACCTGCTTGAAAAATTTACTATATCCAAAGCAACCATGAGGTGGCTGCTGACTGCCGGTTTTGGTGGTGTTTTAATCGGTTTTCAGATTGTCAACCATACCGTGGCGGGCGGAAAGGCTAATTTTTTTGTTGACGTTTTGCTTCTTCCGTTATTCTGCTGCGCATTTGCATTGATGCTTCCCTATGCCACATTTTGCCGCCGCCCTGGCGAGCTGGCCACGAAGGTGATTACCAATATCAGCCAAACATCCTATTCTTTTTATTTAATGCACATGCTGCTGATCGAGCTGGCTGCAAATTGGTACAACAACGCCCCATCATCAGGTTTGACCGTGCCCAAATGGCTGCTCTTTATCGGGACGTACCTGCTGATCTATTTGATCGCTTATTTGATGTATAGATTGATAGAACTACCTTTTATGAACCTCAGGAAAAGGCTTTTTATACCCGCTGCGAACCTCAAATAG
- a CDS encoding sulfatase family protein, which translates to MKGINLFKLAAGLWLVLQCMPASGQRKAAAKEKSRPNVIIILTDDMGVGDIGAFGGRVAATPNIDKLAASGLKLTQYYSGAPICSPSRAAILTGMQPGKWNFVTYLDKKSHNKDAGQTDFLDPQAPSMARFFKDAGYATGHFGKWHMGGGRDVTEAPKFDQYGFDEHASTYESPEPDPALTATNWIWSDKDSIKRWDRTAYFVDKTLDFMGRHKDKPCFINLWPDDVHTPWVPRPETDGSPLKPQEEAALKLVLEEYDKQIGRLIDGLKERGLFDNTIIIFTSDNGALPTFGGSRSGMFRGSKLSLYEGGIRMPFIVTWPEKIPAGKTDERSELHATDLLPTLATLCDVGLPAEYQGDGANRAAVLMGKSSLRKKDMFWEYGRNNIAYAYPKIPAKSPQLAVRSGEWKLLMDHDGSNAELYNILKDPAEKNNVAAGEEKVRETLRVKLLTWWKSLPQPKS; encoded by the coding sequence ATGAAAGGAATCAATCTGTTCAAATTAGCGGCAGGACTTTGGCTGGTATTGCAATGCATGCCAGCAAGCGGCCAGCGCAAGGCTGCTGCAAAGGAAAAATCGCGGCCGAACGTCATCATCATCCTTACCGACGACATGGGTGTCGGGGATATCGGCGCCTTCGGAGGCCGCGTCGCAGCAACGCCGAATATCGACAAACTCGCAGCCAGCGGATTAAAACTTACCCAATATTATAGCGGTGCGCCTATTTGCTCCCCGTCAAGGGCAGCGATACTTACCGGAATGCAACCGGGAAAATGGAATTTTGTTACTTATCTCGACAAAAAAAGCCACAACAAAGACGCAGGTCAGACGGATTTTCTCGATCCTCAGGCGCCCTCGATGGCCAGGTTCTTTAAAGATGCCGGTTATGCGACGGGCCATTTCGGTAAGTGGCATATGGGCGGCGGCAGGGATGTGACCGAGGCACCGAAGTTCGACCAGTATGGATTCGACGAGCATGCGAGCACTTATGAAAGTCCCGAGCCGGACCCGGCGCTGACCGCAACGAACTGGATCTGGTCCGACAAGGACAGTATCAAAAGGTGGGACAGGACAGCCTATTTCGTTGATAAAACCCTGGACTTCATGGGGCGCCACAAGGATAAGCCTTGCTTTATAAATCTCTGGCCCGACGATGTCCACACGCCGTGGGTACCCAGGCCCGAAACAGACGGATCGCCTTTAAAACCCCAGGAAGAAGCCGCGCTGAAACTTGTGTTAGAAGAATACGATAAGCAGATCGGACGGTTGATTGATGGGTTGAAAGAACGCGGGCTTTTCGACAACACGATCATCATTTTCACCAGCGACAACGGAGCCCTTCCCACATTCGGCGGAAGCAGGAGCGGCATGTTCAGGGGTTCCAAGCTTTCACTTTATGAAGGAGGTATCAGAATGCCGTTTATCGTTACCTGGCCTGAAAAAATCCCGGCAGGAAAGACCGATGAGCGATCAGAATTGCACGCAACCGACCTGCTGCCTACTCTGGCAACGCTTTGTGATGTCGGCTTACCGGCTGAATATCAGGGCGACGGCGCTAACCGGGCTGCCGTGCTAATGGGTAAATCCTCTTTGCGCAAAAAGGATATGTTCTGGGAATATGGCAGGAATAACATTGCTTATGCCTATCCTAAAATACCTGCTAAAAGCCCGCAGCTGGCTGTGCGATCGGGTGAGTGGAAGCTTTTAATGGACCATGATGGCAGCAATGCAGAGCTCTACAACATCCTGAAAGATCCAGCCGAGAAAAATAATGTGGCCGCCGGTGAGGAGAAAGTAAGGGAGACGCTGCGTGTGAAGCTACTCACCTGGTGGAAGTCGCTTCCGCAGCCGAAATCTTAG